One Brassica napus cultivar Da-Ae chromosome A1, Da-Ae, whole genome shotgun sequence genomic region harbors:
- the LOC125608358 gene encoding AP-1 complex subunit sigma-1-like isoform X1 — MDRLMSLCVPSLNLRMHRSLIDSLEIQSCYLLSEHSCLASGFGSIHFVLLVSRQGKVRLTKWYSPYTQKERSKVIRELSGVILNRGPKLCNFVEWRGYKVVYKRYASLYFCMCIDAEDNELEVLEIIHHYVEILDRYFGSVCELDLIFNFHKAYYILDELLIAGEIQESSKKTVARIISAQDEMVEAAKEEAGSISYIIAQAS, encoded by the exons ATGGATCGTCTGATGTCTTTGTGTGTTCCTTCTTTGAATCTGAGAATGCATCGTAGTTTAATTGATTCTTTAGAGATACAAAGTTGCTACCTTTTATCAGAACATTCATGCTTAGCTTCTGGGTTTGGTTCT ATACATTTTGTGCTTCTTGTTAGCCGCCAAGGAAAAGTCAGGCTCACCAAATGGTACTCGCCTTATACGCAGAAGGAAAGATCTAAG GTTATACGTGAGCTCAGTGGAGTTATTCTGAACCGAGGTCCCAAGCTCTGCAACTTTGTTGAGTGGAGAGGTTACAAAGTTGTCTACAAAAGATACGCGAGTCTCTACTTCTGTATGTGTATTGATGCGGAGGATAACGAGTTGGAAGTCCTTGAGATCATTCATCACTACGTTGAGATCCTCGACCGCTATTTCGGAAGT GTGTGTGAGCTCGATTTGATTTTTAACTTCCACAAG GCGTATTACATATTGGATGAGCTTTTGATTGCGGGTGAGATCCAAGAGTCAAGCAAGAAAACAGTTGCCAGGATTATCTCTGCTCAG GATGAAATGGTGGAAGCTGCAAAAGAGGAGGCCGGTTCCATTAGCTACATCATCGCTCAAGCTAGTTAA
- the LOC125608358 gene encoding AP-1 complex subunit sigma-2-like isoform X2, giving the protein MIHFVLLVSRQGKVRLTKWYSPYTQKERSKVIRELSGVILNRGPKLCNFVEWRGYKVVYKRYASLYFCMCIDAEDNELEVLEIIHHYVEILDRYFGSVCELDLIFNFHKAYYILDELLIAGEIQESSKKTVARIISAQDEMVEAAKEEAGSISYIIAQAS; this is encoded by the exons ATG ATACATTTTGTGCTTCTTGTTAGCCGCCAAGGAAAAGTCAGGCTCACCAAATGGTACTCGCCTTATACGCAGAAGGAAAGATCTAAG GTTATACGTGAGCTCAGTGGAGTTATTCTGAACCGAGGTCCCAAGCTCTGCAACTTTGTTGAGTGGAGAGGTTACAAAGTTGTCTACAAAAGATACGCGAGTCTCTACTTCTGTATGTGTATTGATGCGGAGGATAACGAGTTGGAAGTCCTTGAGATCATTCATCACTACGTTGAGATCCTCGACCGCTATTTCGGAAGT GTGTGTGAGCTCGATTTGATTTTTAACTTCCACAAG GCGTATTACATATTGGATGAGCTTTTGATTGCGGGTGAGATCCAAGAGTCAAGCAAGAAAACAGTTGCCAGGATTATCTCTGCTCAG GATGAAATGGTGGAAGCTGCAAAAGAGGAGGCCGGTTCCATTAGCTACATCATCGCTCAAGCTAGTTAA
- the LOC125608360 gene encoding B3 domain-containing protein REM9-like, which translates to METPREPHFFKPLLPGFQSGVAIPLDFYSKHIQGAEINKPWKLRSDASDQIWKVIREGRTLTKGWKEFTEAHDLRIGDIVIFKHEGDMVFHVTPFGPSCCEIQFTNPHIAKEEADADDAHTFSYDYCFLAEVTPTNQKDDKMFLPVEAMRCGALNQQCKEVKLVNKEGKSWTARFGFSESDGAYYISRGWRKFCRDNRCTNGDLFVFNVVGDGTTTPLLCVCPERKECTELLIKHFSRIDGSIASTSRN; encoded by the exons ATGGAAACTCCCCGAGAACCTCATTTCTTCAAGCCTCTTCTTCCTGGTTTTCAAAGTGGCGTCGCAATACCACTTGACTTCTACTCAAAACACATACAAGGGGCTGAGATCAATAAACCATGGAAGCTAAGATCGGACGCTTCGGATCAAATCTGGAAGGTCATCCGAGAAGGCAGGACACTCACGAAAGGTTGGAAAGAGTTCACCGAAGCACATGATCTTCGAATCGGTGACATTGTCATCTTCAAACACGAAGGAGACATGGTCTTTCATGTGACTCCTTTTGGTCCTAGCTGTTGTGAGATTCAGTTTACAAATCCTCACATCGCTAAGGAAGAAGCCGACGCGGATGATGCTCATACTTTCTCATACGACTACTGCTTCTTGGCTGAGGTTACTCCTACAAATCAAAAGGACGACAAAATG TTTCTTCCTGTGGAAGCTATGAGGTGTGGTGCTTTGAACCAACAATGCAAAGAGGTCAAACTTGTCAACAAGGAGGGAAAGTCATGGACTGCGCGCTTCGGATTTAGCGAATCAGACGGTGCATATTACATCAGCAGAGGGTGGAGAAAGTTCTGTCGTGATAACAGATGCACCAACGGAGATTTGTTTGTGTTCAACGTGGTTGGAGACGGGACGACAACTCCATTACTGTGTGTATGTCCGGAAAGGAAGGAGTGTACTGAACTACTGATCAAGCACTTCAGCAGAATCGATG GTAGCATTGCTTCTACCTCACGAAATTAG
- the LOC106370221 gene encoding AT-hook motif nuclear-localized protein 25 → MSGYMHPLLGQELHLQRPEDSRTPPDHNNMELNRSEADEAKGETTPTGGGAANSATASGSSSGRRPRGRPAGSKNKPKPPTIITRDSPNVLRSHVLEVTSGSDISEAVSTYATRRGCGVCVLSATGAVTNVTIRQPAAPTGGGVITLHGRFEILSLTGTALPPPAPPGAGGLTVYLAGGQGQVVGGNVAGSLIASGPVVLMAASFANAVYDRLPMEEEETPPPRTTGVQQPQPAASQSSEVTRSEAQMGESNMGGRNGGVAFYNLGMNMNNFQFSGGDIFGLSGGGGGGGGGDGGGVTRPAF, encoded by the coding sequence ATGTCTGGTTATATGCACCCTCTTCTAGGGCAAGAACTGCACCTACAGAGACCTGAAGATTCCAGAACCCCACCCGACCATAATAACATGGAACTCAACAGATCTGAAGCAGATGAAGCAAAGGGAGAAACCACTCCCACCGGTGGAGGAGCAGCCAACTCAGCAACCGCCTCTGGCTCTTCCTCGGGACGCCGTCCACGTGGCCGTCCTGCTGGTTCCAAAAACAAACCCAAACCTCCCACTATTATCACCAGAGATAGTCCTAACGTCCTTAGATCCCACGTTCTTGAAGTTACCTCCGGCTCGGACATATCCGAAGCTGTTTCTACTTACGCCACTCGTCGTGGCTGCGGAGTTTGCGTTTTAAGCGCTACCGGTGCGGTCACTAACGTCACCATACGGCAACCGGCGGCTCCTACGGGTGGCGGTGTGATTACACTGCATGGTCGGTTTGAGATTTTGTCTTTGACAGGGACTGCGCTTCCACCGCCAGCTCCACCGGGAGCGGGAGGTTTGACAGTGTATCTAGCCGGAGGTCAAGGACAGGTTGTCGGAGGGAATGTGGCTGGTTCTTTGATAGCTTCGGGCCCAGTAGTCTTGATGGCTGCGTCCTTTGCAAACGCAGTTTATGATAGGTTACCGATGGAAGAGGAAGAAACTCCACCGCCAAGAACCACTGGAGTACAGCAGCCGCAGCCGGCGGCGTCTCAGTCGTCGGAGGTTACGAGGAGTGAGGCCCAAATGGGTGAGTCGAACATGGGAGGTAGAAACGGAGGAGTTGCTTTCTATAATCTTGGAATGAATATGAACAATTTTCAATTCTCTGGAGGCGATATTTTTGGTCTAAGCGGCGGAGGTGGTGGAGGCGGAGGAGGAGATGGTGGAGGTGTTACTAGACCTGCGTTTTAG